Sequence from the Alosa sapidissima isolate fAloSap1 chromosome 21, fAloSap1.pri, whole genome shotgun sequence genome:
AAAACAAAGGGGATGAAAACAAAACCTGAATTGTGTGCAAAGAAATAAACTTACTACtattaacaacaacaataacaacaacaacagcaacaactgagTACCACAACCATATGCTAGACcacacatttcttaaattcaCAGAATCCTAAGGGTGAAATAGCCTAATCTCAgatgtgtgagagttggcaaccctgCTAGTATGAGCACAATTAGTTTGGCCTTACAGTCAGATTGGTCTAAAATAGCTTTGTGAAACCGACCTCTGGCCTGGACCAATAGGCTACCTCCAAAAACAACACTAAATTAATCAATGTAAACGTTTGGTGGCACCATTCTATAAAATTACAGTTGCTTGACGTTTTAGGAGGCCGTTGCCATGGCACTTCAATTATTAAGTAGATGGCTTGACATGTTGGTCTGTGTGTTACCTGGCGACCGAGCACTGGCATGGATACATCTAGCGTCTCGGTTATAACAAACTAGCGGCGAGGCGGACGGAAAGTTGCCTTTACAATTCCAGGTGGGTAAGTTGGACTTATAAACAGGAACACAATCGTTTCCAACATCGCTAACAGGCACTTCACTTCCACATGTTGATAACTAATCGTTATAACAGTTATGTTCTAGGTCTAACATAACATAGGCTATCATAACCATAGACTGTGGTCATAATGTGGTCCTGAGACCTTGGGTTCTGATTAAATACTGGTTAAATAACATTGTATAAATCAAGTTTGTTCAccgttattaaaaaaaaaaaacctaggtAGTGTCGACCGCTGACCCTGTAGACTACTAACTGTTTCGATCAAACGTCCCTGTAAGTCTGTAAAGTTGAAAAAGACTATAAGTTAAGCTAATTGTAACAATGAAATGCTCTAGTCTtgctatagcctacaataaatgctCTAAACTTAAAAGCTACAAGAATGACACAATCTTCTATCACACATTCTTCAAATAGTTCTGTAGAGCTAAAAgaaagagtaggcctatttattcaAATATTTTAGGCAAGATATTTCAGTCTGGTTTATTACAACATTAGACAAAAGACGTCTGCCAAATACCATTATCATAAATGTCCttgataggcctatataattTGAAAAATGTTGTGAGGTATCTTATTGAATGTGTATAGATATGGGTGCATGTTGTGAAATCACCAGGCGGGTGTGCAAAATGGCCACACTGAGTGCCAAGCCAGGCCTGCGCCACAATGTGTCCGACTGGGAGGCAAGGAATAAGCAGCTGTCCCAGACCGCCGAGTACCAGCGCCAGGTGTCCCACGATGTCCGCCAGGAGGGACTGGTTCTGCGCAATGAGACCACCACTAAAGTAAGAGGGGTTGGCCATGTACTGTAGTAGTAATTCTCGTGCTAGTGTGAATAGACCCAAAATGGGTTATTTAATCTTGGTGTATGTTCTGCATGTGCTGAAATAACTAACTCACACACCAGGTTTATAGTacctattattatgaccgccgcgcagcgatttatttttctttctccaaatttccgtcaaggattcccaggacactgaaagactggggtagaccaaacttggtgggcatgtaaccccacatggatagcatgaaaccatcgtttttcgttagaatcatataggcctttcagcgtgatttatttttgtggaaaaaatgtgctggactgggcggcggtcatattttgtaccgctctgcggtacgtCTAGTTATTTATGTTATAAGGGAAATTACGTCTAATTATCCTtcataatagatagatagatagatagatagatactttattgatccctaggggaaattcgaGAGTAATaatgcctgcctgtctgtatggctatgctctgtcttttctgttcAGACCAAATGGGATGAGAGTGACAGTAGTCGCAGACTGGCTGACAGGATTCAGGACATCAACCACTGGAAGAGCAAACTGGAACATTGTGCTCAGGATGTTGACAAAGAGATGGACGCCTTGACTCAGGTGATTTGAGAAAGAATTACTGTATGTGGGAAGTTATGAGCAGAGCTCAGTACATTCAGCATATGGAAGATGCCTAGTTCAACCACCCAATAATCCATCTAATAAACCACCTTTTATTAATGCAACCCATGCAAGTCACCTAATAAGCCatctattatttatttttttcagataGAAAGACTGTAGAAAGTGAATAGAAATGTGCCAGCCTTTTAGAATGCTGTAGTTATGGTGgttaatgttttaaaaaaaacaaaaattccccttggggatcaataatatctatctatctatctatctatctatctatctaacgcTGTTCCAGTCTAAAGAGGAGACAGAGCTCGCCTTGGCAGCCACAGCGCTGCCTCTAGAGGTCACCGTTGAGTGCCTGACGCTGTGGGAGGGCAGGCGTGGGGGGGAGCTGGTCAGTGACCCAGTGGAGGCCGAGCTGAAGAAGGACGTGGAGTTGATTGACAACTGCCAGCGCACGTTGCAGCAGCGCATCGATCAGTCTTTTGAACAACTGTGGTAAGACAGGGGGAAGGGTCAGAGGAAAAAGGAAGGGTTGTGTCAGTGGTTGCAACGTATTATGTAGTCAAATGCATATAGGGTTAGAACTTGAAAGAAAGAACTGCGCTCCAAGTTGAGCTCCAATTAGTATTTAATATACCAATGTTTTGACAAAAAGATGTCTTTCTCAGGGTGTCTATTGTGTCACTACTTACACTGATTTTTAAATACATCTTATGAGGTTGCCAAAGCAATGTCAGGTGCCGTTAGCTGTGGTCCATTGTGCTTCTTAGCTTGTTACAGGAAGCGTGGCATGAGGTGAACTCTGACCTCCAGAACAAGAGAGATGCCCTGGATGTGGACATGTCCTGTCTGTCCCTCACAGTGACCTCACCACAGATCTCCCTGAAGCCCAAACCCCTGAGGATACCTTCCAGGTAGACCTCACCCTGTGCTCTCCTGCATGTGGATCATTCGGTTTATGCATGTGGATAAGTTTATGCAATTCAGTTTATGCATGGAAGGCTCTTTAACCAGATCATTTGTTtccggtggagccaggtgtgttttaGCCACCTcttttgttaatgtaattagtgtcacAGACCCAGTTGGGAGTTGCACCTAGTGAGTTAGCATGTTACAATGTAAAAGGATTTATGCGCGTGTCAAAATTTGTATTATTGGGCAAACAAAATATTAAGTGTCGGAGTGAAGatgtaaggagcagaatataacctCTCACTCCAAGCTAACATCAGTAACATCACCAAATCCGCCTTCTTCCACCTCAAAATCATCTGCAGACTCCGGCCCTCACTGTGAGACACTGTTGCGGAGACTCTGACACATGCCTTCATCCCCTCCCGTCTGGACTACTGTAACGGTGTCCTTTATGGTCTTCCCACCAAAGCACTGGACAAGCTACAGCGTGTCCAAAACTCGGCTGCCAGGAtcctcacacaaacaaagcGATGGCAACACATTACCCCCACACTCAAGCAGCTTCACTGGCTCCCGGTGAAGTCACGCATCACCTACAAAACCGTACTCCTTACATACAAATGCCTCAATGCTCTTGCTCCCCAGTACCTCTACGATCTCATCCAGCATCACTCCCAGCCAAGGTCCCTGAGGTCCTCTGGCAAGGACCTGCTTGTCATCCCCCGTTCCAGGCTACGGACTTTTGGTGACAGAGCCTTCTGTGTTGCTGCCCCCACCCTTTGGAACAGTCTACCTCTCCATATCCGCCAAGCCCCCACACTGGCTACGTTCAAAAAGCACCTAAAATCACATTTATTCACTGAGGCCTATGGCCCTTAACCACCctgccccccaaccccacttctaccccctcctctcttctctcctctattcCCCTGCCCTATCTCCttttgtaaagcgaccttgggttacttgaaaggcgctatataaaaccaagttattattattattattataacagaAGATGCAGCTGACGCTCCACCGGAAATAAATGAGCTGGCTTAAGAGCTTTCCATTTGCACAAGAAGTTAGCCTATTGGCATATTAGTCAGTTGTTAAATATTCAATCACAACTGGACTGTTTGCACACAGATCATTTTGActattgttgtttttgtctgtaTTCATACCACCATTATTTAATGCTATGCCTACTTCAGAGTGAACatccttttttttaaattctgggTCCAATGCAGTACCAGCACTCCCCAGCAGTGGGAGAAGTTCAGCATTTACAACATAGCAAAATCTAAGGAGGAGATGCAGGCCTCGCTGGCCTTGAGAGAGAACATGAGCGTCACCCGGGCCCAGGTAGGAAAAGCAGCCGGGGAAAATTAGCTCTTTACCTCTACCTtacaagaacaacaacaacacattgcatttctGTAGCATTTTTCTAGACACTCAAAGCCTTTCAtagtgaagggggaacctcactagTCACCAccatgtgtagcacccaccatgtggcagccattatgcgccagaacgcacaccacacaccagcctttttgagaaattagcttatttgccATCAACCCCAGAGTGAGATAAGAGAATACCTAACCCCTATTGGCTACCTGGTGTATTCTACTTCCACTGAATTATGCAAAGCTAGGCTAATGGTGTCAAACAGGGttattgcacacatacagagaagGGCATGTATCCAAAGTccgcaagtccctccactcggcggccatattgcaacgatttttgggcactcatcaggcttctattttggcagaaatgcgcgtgcggaAGGCTttacgacaccaatcttgctccagcagcgagatcacaacacatgattggcacgatgtcttcacaacacaccacatttttggctcaatgtattcactaCACAGCACACGATTGGCTCACTCTGGGGTGGATGGTAAattagctaatttcccaaaCAGTTGGCATGTTCCTATAATTTCAAACTATTAAACCATAGATAACATGAATGCGCTTAAGGAAGCATTTAGAAATAGATTTCATCTGCTCTATAAACAAGCAAATGTCCATATGACCAAATGACCATACACAGCTGTGTGGGAGAAGAGTAGAGTAGGAATCGGAGTGTAAAAATAAACTGAGCATCTTGGGTGCTCAGGTGCAGAATGACATGGGAGCCCAGG
This genomic interval carries:
- the tekt2 gene encoding tektin-2, producing MATLSAKPGLRHNVSDWEARNKQLSQTAEYQRQVSHDVRQEGLVLRNETTTKTKWDESDSSRRLADRIQDINHWKSKLEHCAQDVDKEMDALTQSKEETELALAATALPLEVTVECLTLWEGRRGGELVSDPVEAELKKDVELIDNCQRTLQQRIDQSFEQLCLLQEAWHEVNSDLQNKRDALDVDMSCLSLTVTSPQISLKPKPLRIPSSTSTPQQWEKFSIYNIAKSKEEMQASLALRENMSVTRAQVQNDMGAQEMALEFALRKRKHHLLQSRDELKWQLGTTQDEIQDLEKDIRGLETDLHAKQSFLKLTHTRLENRFKRPGVDLCWDEVQFGLVEELKQLEVTIQTLHQKLGQARHSLQALQQHEACMQEDLSRKDEAVALMQRCQEVRKRIAAAKPDHRSSGTVVPLTNSSGRHAVTKA